Proteins encoded in a region of the Microbacterium neungamense genome:
- a CDS encoding cytochrome c oxidase assembly protein, translating into MNPYRVAGLAILVAASAAALVAALLFGGGANAPILLDPGPVVLWGLPAAKLVSNLGAAAMLGSLSLALFALRTQTRPFEVAVDTASVGAAVFTVASGLSGFLTFMAAFNPRLTADRAFGEQLGSFLLEIPLGQAWLITTLMGAVITVMAFAWRGWTGTLLTAALAAAALLPMATQGHSGDLAGHTVAVNAILLHTVGAAAWLGGVILLVVLRPAPGRASSRTDAGRGASRTDADRIDLPALIRRYSSIALAAFAVVAVSGIARSVVALGTWSQLWSPYGGILLAKAALLAGLGLFGAWYRMRLIPHLDDGTRGTRGTRGGAAARPRRAFWTLILGELALMGLASGAAAALARTPPPVGEEAPAAQTPAERLTRSPLPPELTLDRWFTAWDIDILWLVAAGFGLFLYAAGVWRLHRRGDRWPVHRTVLWTLGMLLLVWVTCGPINAYQEYLFSIHMLGHMMLSMAIPLLLVAGAPITLALRAIHKREDGTRGGREWIMWAVHSPFARVITQPLVAAAIFIGSLWAFYFTDLVRWAIYEHLGHEWMVIHFLLSGYLFVMSLIGADPVPYRLPYPGRLITLIAVMAMHAFFGIAIMMQEGLMVAEWFGAMGRTWGPTPYEDQYVGGGIAWSIGEIPTLILAITVAIQWSRSDARLQRRRDRHADRTGDAELAEYNARLAEIAERDRRIAERERR; encoded by the coding sequence GTGAACCCCTACCGCGTCGCGGGCCTCGCGATCCTCGTCGCCGCCTCGGCGGCGGCCCTCGTGGCGGCGCTGCTGTTCGGCGGCGGAGCGAACGCCCCGATCCTGCTCGATCCGGGCCCGGTCGTGCTGTGGGGCCTCCCGGCGGCGAAACTGGTCAGCAACCTCGGTGCCGCGGCCATGCTCGGATCGCTCAGCCTGGCGCTGTTCGCCCTGCGCACGCAGACGCGCCCGTTCGAGGTCGCCGTCGACACGGCATCCGTAGGCGCCGCCGTGTTCACGGTGGCATCCGGCCTCTCCGGCTTCCTCACCTTCATGGCCGCGTTCAACCCTCGCCTCACCGCCGACCGCGCCTTCGGCGAGCAGTTGGGCAGCTTCCTGCTCGAGATCCCGCTCGGCCAGGCGTGGCTGATCACCACGCTGATGGGGGCGGTGATCACCGTGATGGCGTTCGCCTGGCGCGGCTGGACCGGCACCCTGCTCACCGCTGCGCTCGCCGCCGCCGCGCTCCTGCCGATGGCCACGCAGGGGCACTCCGGCGACCTCGCCGGCCACACCGTCGCTGTGAACGCCATCCTGCTGCACACCGTCGGCGCGGCGGCGTGGCTCGGCGGCGTGATCCTGCTCGTCGTGCTCCGCCCGGCCCCGGGTCGCGCATCGTCGCGGACGGATGCCGGCCGGGGCGCGAGCCGGACGGATGCCGACCGGATCGACCTCCCGGCCCTGATCCGCCGCTATTCGAGCATCGCGCTCGCCGCGTTCGCGGTGGTCGCGGTGTCGGGCATCGCCCGCAGCGTCGTCGCCCTCGGCACGTGGAGCCAGCTGTGGAGCCCGTACGGCGGCATCCTGCTCGCCAAAGCAGCGCTGCTCGCCGGCCTCGGCCTGTTCGGCGCGTGGTACCGGATGCGGCTCATCCCGCACCTGGATGACGGCACCCGCGGCACCCGCGGCACCCGCGGCGGCGCGGCCGCCCGCCCCCGCCGCGCCTTCTGGACCCTCATCCTCGGCGAGCTCGCCCTGATGGGCCTGGCCTCCGGCGCTGCCGCCGCGCTCGCCCGCACGCCGCCGCCGGTCGGCGAGGAGGCCCCGGCCGCGCAGACGCCGGCCGAGCGGCTCACCCGCTCCCCGCTGCCCCCCGAGCTCACCCTGGACCGCTGGTTCACCGCCTGGGACATCGACATCCTCTGGTTGGTGGCCGCCGGCTTCGGCCTGTTCCTGTACGCCGCCGGCGTGTGGCGGCTGCACCGCCGCGGCGACCGGTGGCCGGTCCACCGCACAGTTCTCTGGACCCTCGGCATGCTCCTGCTGGTGTGGGTCACCTGCGGCCCGATCAACGCCTACCAGGAGTACCTGTTCAGCATCCACATGCTGGGGCACATGATGCTGAGCATGGCGATCCCGCTGCTCCTCGTCGCGGGGGCCCCGATCACCCTGGCGCTGCGCGCCATCCACAAGCGCGAGGACGGCACCCGCGGCGGCAGGGAGTGGATCATGTGGGCGGTGCACTCCCCGTTCGCGCGTGTGATCACGCAGCCGCTCGTCGCCGCCGCGATCTTCATCGGGTCGCTGTGGGCGTTCTACTTCACCGACCTCGTCCGGTGGGCGATATACGAGCACCTCGGGCACGAGTGGATGGTGATCCACTTCCTGCTCTCCGGCTACCTGTTCGTGATGAGCCTGATCGGCGCCGACCCGGTCCCGTACCGGCTGCCGTATCCGGGCCGCCTGATCACGCTGATCGCGGTGATGGCCATGCATGCCTTCTTCGGCATCGCGATCATGATGCAGGAGGGGCTCATGGTCGCGGAGTGGTTCGGCGCCATGGGGCGCACCTGGGGCCCGACGCCGTACGAGGACCAGTACGTCGGCGGCGGCATCGCGTGGTCGATCGGCGAGATCCCCACGTTGATCCTGGCGATCACGGTCGCGATCCAGTGGTCGCGATCGGATGCCCGGCTGCAGCGCCGCCGCGACCGGCACGCCGACCGCACCGGCGACGCCGAGCTGGCGGAGTACAACGCCCGGCTCGCCGAGATCGCCGAGCGGGACCGGCGCATCGCGGAGCGCGAGCGGCGCTGA
- a CDS encoding HU family DNA-binding protein: MADKSITKTELVASIASATGESQATVSRVLDSLFGTVSDAVAKGSKVSIPGWISFEQVETAARTGRNPQTGAEIKIPAGKRVKVTAGSKLKAAVK; encoded by the coding sequence ATGGCTGACAAGTCCATCACCAAGACCGAGCTCGTCGCGAGCATCGCTTCCGCCACCGGCGAGAGCCAGGCCACCGTCTCGCGCGTCCTCGACTCGCTCTTCGGCACCGTCTCCGACGCCGTCGCCAAGGGCAGCAAGGTCTCGATCCCGGGCTGGATCTCGTTCGAGCAGGTCGAGACCGCTGCTCGCACCGGCCGCAACCCGCAGACCGGCGCCGAGATCAAGATCCCGGCCGGCAAGCGCGTCAAGGTGACCGCGGGCTCCAAGCTCAAGGCTGCCGTCAAGTAA
- a CDS encoding type IV toxin-antitoxin system AbiEi family antitoxin domain-containing protein, translating into MDPIDALRRAGGIARVQTLRRRGVSAHSFRRAREAGALIVVRRGWVALPGADPMLVTAVKRGVVLSCVTLAARRGLWVLDACEPHVAAPPHSGHARVTRGVIHWSAPLFPRDPDSCEDAIENALVLVARCRPYEEALAVWESALRKGAVDPGVLDRAPLPPDARRMLRDAQPFADAGTETIFLSRLRWLGIPVLPQAWVLGRPVDCLIGERLVVQIDGGHHVGAQRSSDITHDALLKLHGYHVIRISYAQLFDDWPAVQAVIMAAIAQRLHLAR; encoded by the coding sequence ATGGATCCGATCGATGCACTGCGGCGAGCGGGCGGCATCGCCCGTGTGCAGACCCTCCGGCGGCGCGGCGTCAGCGCCCACTCCTTCCGGCGCGCCCGTGAGGCCGGGGCGTTGATCGTCGTCCGCCGCGGCTGGGTGGCGCTGCCGGGCGCGGATCCGATGCTCGTCACTGCCGTGAAGCGCGGCGTGGTGCTCAGCTGCGTGACCCTCGCCGCGCGGCGCGGACTGTGGGTGCTCGACGCCTGCGAGCCGCACGTCGCCGCGCCTCCGCACTCCGGGCATGCACGAGTGACGCGCGGCGTCATCCACTGGAGTGCTCCGCTCTTCCCGCGCGACCCCGATTCCTGCGAGGACGCGATAGAGAACGCGTTGGTCCTCGTCGCCCGCTGCCGTCCGTATGAGGAGGCGCTGGCGGTGTGGGAGTCGGCGCTTCGGAAGGGAGCCGTCGATCCGGGCGTGCTCGATCGGGCGCCGCTGCCGCCGGATGCGAGACGGATGCTCCGTGACGCCCAGCCGTTCGCGGATGCCGGCACCGAGACGATCTTCCTCAGCAGGCTGCGCTGGCTCGGCATCCCGGTCCTTCCCCAGGCATGGGTTCTGGGTCGGCCCGTCGACTGCCTGATCGGCGAGCGCCTGGTCGTGCAGATCGACGGCGGCCATCACGTGGGTGCCCAGCGCAGCAGCGACATCACGCACGACGCGCTGCTGAAGCTGCACGGGTACCACGTGATCCGGATCAGCTACGCCCAGCTGTTCGACGACTGGCCCGCCGTGCAGGCCGTGATCATGGCCGCCATCGCCCAGCGCCTCCACCTCGCCCGCTGA